A stretch of Deltaproteobacteria bacterium DNA encodes these proteins:
- a CDS encoding diguanylate cyclase, translating into METSRERKVLIVDDDPLIVEMSAALLASEGHSTRQARTGLEACETVRSWHPDVILLDISLPIMNGIEACMRIREMQLPHRPSIIMISSISDKAIIADTLLKGADDFITKPFIKIELSARVAAQIRLVDMYKSLDADRRNLKAVLEVTNSIGSSLNTASVLSTIVGRVAEITSAIRCSIVLISTNNDGYVLASHENPELRDLKIDLSKYPEIQQVMKTKKPLALNDIALDPIMSGVQPLVSDLKGMSVLVLPIITNEEVLGTLFLRARRLTEGFSSEEISICQIIANASYNAIRNARLFETVVTEREILREISITDQLTGLYNHNFFFGRLEEEFDRAVRYENNLSLLMIDIDNFKGINDRYGHLVGDKVLSGMSELIKKCVRKSDLVARYGGEEFSVILPQTPLDGALTEADKIRASIAEHSYGGVINEKVTVSIGVAALPHKTIVEPVDLVNIADRALYRAKGSGKNRVLTEQTN; encoded by the coding sequence ATGGAAACCTCGAGAGAACGAAAAGTCCTCATTGTCGACGACGACCCTCTGATAGTGGAAATGTCGGCGGCCCTGCTTGCTTCGGAGGGGCACTCGACGCGTCAGGCAAGGACCGGCCTCGAGGCATGCGAAACTGTGCGCTCCTGGCACCCGGACGTCATTCTCCTCGACATCTCTCTTCCGATAATGAACGGCATAGAGGCATGCATGCGCATACGCGAGATGCAGCTCCCGCACAGACCTTCCATCATAATGATATCGTCCATTTCCGACAAAGCCATCATCGCGGACACGCTTTTAAAAGGCGCCGACGACTTTATAACCAAGCCGTTCATAAAGATCGAGCTCTCTGCCAGGGTGGCTGCGCAGATCCGCCTCGTTGACATGTACAAGAGTCTCGATGCCGACAGAAGAAACCTCAAGGCCGTACTCGAGGTAACGAACTCGATTGGCAGTTCGCTAAACACCGCGTCGGTTTTAAGCACGATAGTCGGCAGGGTTGCGGAAATAACAAGCGCGATACGCTGCTCCATCGTGCTTATCTCGACTAACAACGACGGTTACGTGCTTGCCTCTCACGAAAACCCGGAATTGAGGGACTTAAAGATAGACCTTTCGAAGTATCCCGAGATACAGCAGGTCATGAAGACTAAAAAGCCTCTTGCGCTAAACGACATCGCGCTGGATCCGATAATGTCGGGGGTCCAACCGCTTGTTTCCGACCTAAAGGGAATGAGCGTTCTCGTGCTTCCCATAATAACCAACGAGGAAGTGCTCGGCACGCTGTTTTTGAGGGCCAGGCGTCTTACCGAAGGATTCTCGTCCGAAGAGATAAGCATCTGCCAGATAATCGCAAACGCCTCGTACAACGCCATAAGGAACGCCAGGCTCTTCGAGACCGTCGTAACGGAGCGGGAAATACTCAGGGAAATCTCAATTACAGACCAGCTGACAGGTCTATACAACCACAATTTTTTCTTCGGCAGGCTCGAAGAAGAATTCGACCGCGCCGTGCGCTACGAGAATAACCTTTCGCTTTTAATGATAGACATCGACAACTTTAAGGGCATAAACGACCGCTACGGCCACCTTGTCGGCGATAAAGTGCTCTCCGGAATGTCGGAATTGATAAAAAAATGCGTGAGAAAAAGCGACCTCGTTGCCAGGTACGGTGGCGAAGAGTTCTCGGTAATACTGCCGCAAACTCCGCTCGACGGCGCATTGACAGAGGCCGATAAGATACGCGCCTCCATTGCAGAACACAGCTACGGCGGCGTGATAAACGAAAAAGTAACGGTAAGCATCGGTGTGGCAGCCTTGCCGCACAAGACAATCGTTGAACCCGTTGACCTCGTTAACATCGCGGACAGGGCCCTATACAGGGCAAAAGGTTCGGGAAAGAACCGCGTACTGACCGAACAGACGAACTAA
- the thiC gene encoding phosphomethylpyrimidine synthase ThiC, with product MTLIEAAKSGNITEEIKITAKKEGVDAETLRARIADGTAVITLNSKRRKAIEPLAIGKGLRTKINANIGTSQDRMDVAMELEKLKAAIDAGADAVMDLSTGGDIDAIRKAVMAASTIPVGTVPVYQAAMDSAKKGKSFVEIEKEEFFDGIEKHAEDGVDFITVHSGLTMRSVERLNKQGRVMGIVSRGGALTAEWMRYNKKENPLYEDFPRLVKIARKYEMVLSLGDGLRPGALVDATDRAQIEELMTLGELAKEAFDSGVQVMIEGPGHMPIDQIEANVLLQKKLCNGAPFYVLGPLVTDIAPGYDHITSAIGGAIAASKGVDFLCYVTPSEHLGLPGVEDVRQGVIASRIAAHAGDVAKGVRGAIEKDIALSKARKALDWETQIRLSVDPERARYVRSNAAPADTEVCSMCGSLCAIKINGPVKR from the coding sequence ATGACGCTCATCGAGGCTGCAAAAAGCGGTAATATTACCGAAGAAATAAAGATAACCGCTAAAAAAGAAGGAGTTGATGCGGAAACATTGCGGGCCCGCATAGCAGACGGCACCGCGGTAATCACGCTCAACTCGAAAAGGCGTAAGGCAATCGAGCCGCTTGCCATTGGAAAAGGATTGAGGACAAAGATAAACGCCAACATCGGCACTTCGCAGGACAGGATGGACGTTGCCATGGAGCTTGAAAAGCTAAAGGCAGCGATAGACGCCGGTGCCGACGCTGTGATGGATTTATCTACAGGCGGAGATATCGACGCCATAAGAAAGGCCGTGATGGCTGCCTCCACGATACCGGTTGGCACCGTTCCTGTATACCAGGCTGCCATGGATTCGGCTAAAAAAGGAAAATCGTTTGTAGAGATAGAGAAAGAGGAATTCTTCGATGGAATAGAAAAGCATGCCGAGGATGGTGTTGATTTTATAACCGTGCACTCGGGGCTTACGATGCGCTCTGTGGAGAGACTTAATAAGCAGGGGCGCGTGATGGGCATAGTGTCAAGGGGCGGCGCGCTCACGGCAGAGTGGATGCGTTACAATAAGAAAGAGAACCCGCTTTACGAAGATTTTCCGCGTCTTGTAAAAATCGCGCGTAAGTACGAAATGGTTTTAAGCCTTGGCGACGGTCTTAGGCCAGGGGCCCTTGTTGACGCAACCGATAGGGCGCAAATCGAGGAACTGATGACCCTTGGCGAACTCGCAAAAGAGGCCTTTGATTCCGGCGTGCAGGTGATGATAGAAGGTCCGGGGCACATGCCCATAGATCAGATAGAGGCCAACGTGCTCTTGCAAAAGAAGCTTTGTAACGGAGCGCCGTTTTACGTGCTTGGGCCGCTTGTTACTGACATCGCGCCCGGTTACGACCATATAACGAGCGCCATAGGCGGCGCCATAGCGGCGAGTAAAGGAGTCGATTTCCTCTGCTATGTTACTCCGAGCGAACACCTCGGGCTCCCGGGTGTCGAGGACGTAAGACAGGGCGTGATAGCTTCGAGAATAGCAGCGCATGCCGGGGACGTTGCAAAGGGCGTCAGGGGAGCGATAGAAAAGGATATTGCGCTTAGCAAGGCAAGAAAGGCGCTCGATTGGGAAACACAGATAAGGCTTTCCGTGGACCCCGAAAGAGCGCGTTACGTGCGGTCGAATGCCGCACCTGCGGATACGGAGGTCTGTTCTATGTGCGGCAGCCTCTGCGCCATAAAGATAAACGGTCCGGTAAAGCGTTAG
- the thiE gene encoding thiamine phosphate synthase: protein MRPERKLYFITNGMADKGFDTLGVVEKAVLAGVRAVQIREKGLDGARLFELAVKVKAIAAKYGAKVFVNDRIDVALASGAKGAHLGEAGMPVTDARRICPKGFLIGASAHSVEGALKAEADGADFVTLGPVYFTESKAAYGSPIGLEPVKKTAAVIRIPLIAIGGIKENNIGEVINAGASGVAVISAIASSKDPEKSAKQLLGALNA from the coding sequence ATGCGGCCTGAGCGAAAGCTTTATTTCATAACCAACGGAATGGCTGATAAAGGCTTTGATACGCTCGGAGTTGTTGAAAAAGCAGTGTTAGCCGGCGTCCGGGCCGTGCAGATAAGGGAAAAGGGGCTTGACGGGGCAAGGTTATTCGAGCTTGCCGTTAAAGTAAAAGCGATTGCCGCCAAGTATGGGGCAAAGGTTTTTGTAAACGATAGAATCGACGTTGCACTTGCTTCTGGCGCGAAGGGAGCGCACCTTGGCGAGGCAGGCATGCCTGTTACGGACGCAAGAAGGATTTGTCCGAAGGGTTTTTTGATAGGCGCGTCCGCGCACAGTGTCGAAGGTGCTTTAAAGGCGGAGGCGGACGGAGCGGATTTCGTAACGCTTGGGCCGGTGTATTTTACGGAGAGTAAGGCCGCGTACGGAAGCCCCATAGGGCTTGAGCCAGTGAAAAAAACTGCGGCTGTTATCAGGATACCGCTTATTGCTATAGGCGGGATAAAGGAAAATAACATAGGTGAAGTAATAAACGCCGGGGCAAGCGGAGTTGCGGTGATATCCGCCATAGCATCGAGCAAAGACCCGGAAAAAAGCGCTAAGCAATTGCTTGGTGCCTTAAACGCTTAA
- the lgt gene encoding prolipoprotein diacylglyceryl transferase, which yields MHPVLVSLGSIEIRFYGLMYVIAILVGSRLILSEVKRKEIKLTPDDVMNFVVWMVAGGVIVARIYYVAFNWEFYSKYLKEIPAVWHGGLAIHGGIIGGLLGGYLFLKRKQVKFWSMADCVAPAGILGQAFGRFGNFMNGDAHGMPTTLPWGVVFPAGSIAGDEYPGIPLHPVMLYELLINFSIFLFLWLKIRKQNNLRKDGFVFALYIALYSAGRLFVETFRADSLMLGPLKAAQIVSIALILAVVAVIFWKRLWKRDAA from the coding sequence GTGCATCCGGTACTTGTAAGTCTTGGCTCCATAGAGATACGCTTCTACGGCCTGATGTATGTCATAGCCATACTGGTCGGAAGCAGGCTCATATTGTCCGAGGTCAAGCGTAAGGAGATAAAGCTAACGCCCGATGACGTGATGAACTTCGTTGTCTGGATGGTGGCCGGAGGTGTAATTGTTGCGCGCATATATTATGTCGCGTTCAACTGGGAGTTCTATTCGAAGTATCTGAAGGAAATCCCTGCCGTGTGGCACGGCGGGCTTGCGATACACGGCGGCATAATTGGCGGGCTTCTTGGCGGGTATCTTTTTTTAAAGAGGAAACAGGTTAAGTTCTGGTCCATGGCCGACTGCGTTGCTCCGGCAGGAATACTCGGGCAGGCGTTCGGACGGTTCGGGAACTTCATGAACGGGGATGCGCACGGCATGCCGACAACGCTTCCATGGGGCGTGGTGTTCCCCGCCGGCAGTATCGCGGGAGACGAGTATCCGGGCATACCGCTTCATCCGGTGATGCTTTATGAGCTTCTTATAAATTTTTCGATATTTCTGTTTTTGTGGCTGAAGATAAGAAAGCAGAACAATTTAAGAAAAGACGGCTTCGTATTCGCGCTCTACATCGCGCTTTATTCGGCAGGACGTCTTTTTGTCGAAACATTCAGGGCCGACAGCCTGATGCTCGGGCCTTTGAAGGCAGCGCAGATAGTTAGCATTGCGCTGATACTGGCGGTAGTGGCGGTAATATTCTGGAAGCGGCTCTGGAAACGGGATGCGGCCTGA
- a CDS encoding thiazole synthase codes for MKDTFKVGKYEFTSRLMVGSGKYPTNEIMKKALEESGAEVVTVAVRRVDITGKEESFLTHIDRKKYTILPNTAACYTADDAIRTSMLAREALETELVKLEVIGSEKTLFPDNEELLVAARKLVKEGFTVLPYTNDDPIMAKKLEDIGCAAVMPLAAPIGSGLGIRNPYNIRIILETIKVPVIVDAGVGTASDAAIALELGCDGVLMNTGIAGAKDPVAMAKAMRFAVEAGRLAYKAGRIPRKLYATASSPLGGLIE; via the coding sequence ATGAAAGATACTTTTAAAGTAGGAAAATACGAATTTACGTCGCGCCTGATGGTCGGCAGCGGCAAGTACCCGACAAACGAGATAATGAAAAAGGCGCTCGAAGAATCCGGCGCAGAGGTCGTGACCGTTGCCGTGCGCCGCGTTGATATCACCGGTAAGGAGGAATCCTTTCTTACGCACATAGACAGAAAGAAATATACGATACTCCCGAATACCGCCGCCTGCTACACCGCAGACGACGCCATTCGCACCTCCATGCTCGCCAGAGAGGCGCTTGAAACAGAGCTCGTGAAGTTAGAGGTCATAGGAAGCGAGAAAACGCTTTTCCCTGATAATGAGGAACTGCTCGTTGCCGCAAGAAAGCTCGTTAAGGAAGGTTTTACCGTGCTGCCCTATACCAACGACGATCCTATCATGGCGAAGAAGTTGGAAGATATCGGCTGCGCCGCAGTGATGCCGCTTGCCGCGCCCATTGGCAGCGGTCTTGGCATACGGAACCCGTATAATATAAGAATAATACTCGAGACCATTAAGGTGCCGGTTATCGTGGATGCAGGTGTTGGCACTGCTTCCGACGCTGCCATAGCGTTGGAGCTCGGGTGTGACGGCGTTTTGATGAACACGGGCATAGCCGGAGCAAAGGACCCGGTAGCCATGGCTAAAGCCATGCGTTTTGCCGTTGAGGCAGGAAGGCTGGCATATAAAGCGGGCAGGATACCGAGAAAGCTTTACGCAACGGCATCGAGCCCGCTTGGCGGGCTTATAGAATAG
- the thiS gene encoding sulfur carrier protein ThiS → MKIKLNGKEETIESGLTVEGLLKRFSIGADAIAVEINREIVPKRTHAAVILNDGDKVEIVKMVGGG, encoded by the coding sequence ATGAAGATAAAATTAAACGGCAAAGAGGAGACGATAGAGAGCGGTCTGACAGTCGAGGGGTTGCTTAAAAGATTTTCCATAGGCGCCGATGCCATAGCCGTTGAAATTAACAGGGAGATAGTGCCAAAGAGGACGCACGCGGCCGTAATCCTAAACGACGGCGATAAGGTCGAGATAGTGAAGATGGTAGGCGGAGGATAA
- the hydG gene encoding [FeFe] hydrogenase H-cluster radical SAM maturase HydG has protein sequence MDVKKIEEALCFASAPDAARLEAMLERALKLESLSTEALASLLKIEDAAALDMLCAYALKVKEKVFGTRIVFFAPLYVTNFCTNGCAYCGFNAKNSELGRKALTPKEAVAEATTLEKMGFKRVLLVAGEDRTADVEKLADTVREIYAHTGIRIVHVNAAPMTTEEFRVLKKAGVGVYQSFQETYHPETYAKMHPSGRKKDYAFRLGAMDRAMAAGFEDVGIGALLGLYDARFDALAVIEHSRLLFERHGAHAHTISVPRLRPAEGSALDNEHVKKYAVSDFELRKITAVYRLAVPTAGVVISTREPSALRNELISAGASQFSAASRTDPGGYGGAEKVIEQFSTNDKRPLLEVMEAVIRRGAMPSLCTMCYRSGRVGHAFGETTRAGEMEKFCNANAILTLKEYALEHPLNGLSGLFSGAIDKAVNSIKDETLKKAVLEKIEKLEKGERDIHF, from the coding sequence GTGGATGTGAAAAAAATAGAAGAAGCGCTTTGCTTTGCAAGCGCTCCGGATGCCGCAAGGCTTGAGGCCATGCTCGAACGCGCGCTTAAGCTCGAGAGCCTGTCAACCGAGGCATTGGCCTCGCTTCTAAAGATAGAAGACGCCGCTGCGCTGGATATGCTTTGCGCTTACGCGCTTAAGGTAAAGGAAAAGGTCTTTGGCACGAGGATAGTTTTCTTTGCGCCTCTGTATGTCACGAACTTCTGCACAAACGGTTGCGCGTACTGCGGCTTTAACGCGAAGAACTCGGAGCTTGGCAGAAAAGCGCTTACGCCCAAAGAGGCGGTAGCGGAGGCAACGACGCTTGAGAAGATGGGGTTTAAGAGGGTGCTGCTTGTCGCGGGCGAGGATAGAACGGCAGACGTGGAGAAACTTGCCGATACAGTGCGCGAGATATACGCGCACACGGGAATAAGGATAGTCCACGTGAACGCCGCACCCATGACAACCGAAGAATTCAGAGTTCTTAAAAAGGCCGGCGTTGGCGTGTATCAGTCGTTCCAGGAAACGTATCATCCGGAGACCTACGCCAAGATGCACCCAAGCGGCAGGAAAAAAGACTACGCCTTCAGGCTTGGCGCCATGGACAGGGCCATGGCGGCCGGGTTCGAGGACGTCGGCATAGGCGCGCTTCTTGGGCTCTATGACGCGCGTTTCGACGCGCTTGCGGTGATAGAGCATTCGCGCCTTCTTTTCGAAAGGCACGGAGCGCACGCGCATACCATATCCGTGCCGAGGCTAAGGCCCGCAGAGGGCTCGGCCCTTGATAACGAGCATGTGAAAAAATATGCGGTAAGCGACTTTGAACTTAGAAAGATAACTGCGGTGTACAGGCTTGCCGTGCCGACAGCCGGAGTCGTAATATCCACGCGCGAGCCGTCTGCTTTAAGAAACGAGCTCATAAGCGCCGGAGCTTCGCAGTTTAGCGCGGCGTCGAGAACAGACCCGGGCGGCTACGGAGGAGCGGAAAAGGTCATAGAGCAATTTTCAACTAACGACAAGCGGCCGCTCCTCGAGGTTATGGAAGCGGTAATCAGGCGCGGCGCAATGCCCAGCCTCTGCACCATGTGCTACCGCTCGGGCAGGGTGGGGCACGCCTTTGGCGAGACCACCAGGGCGGGAGAGATGGAGAAGTTTTGCAACGCGAACGCGATACTGACATTGAAGGAATACGCGTTGGAGCATCCCTTAAACGGGCTTAGCGGGCTTTTTAGCGGCGCCATAGACAAGGCTGTTAATAGTATAAAGGACGAGACGCTAAAGAAGGCTGTTCTGGAAAAAATCGAGAAGCTTGAAAAAGGCGAAAGAGACATTCATTTTTAG